The following proteins come from a genomic window of Thermoproteus sp.:
- a CDS encoding geranylgeranyl reductase family protein, with the protein MYDLVVVGAGPAGGTAAIVATRLGMKVLVVDRFKPPREKPCGGGLTPRAWRMLERLGIKYHWYGECREVRVKVAGIDYRHRGEPIRVTRRPEFDKMLLEQSGAEFVVDKIVKVEGGRAVGERETYEGALLIGADGANSVVARSLGEPPPSHKTHGIAFMAIADGDLGDSCLIDFDFAHEETGAVGYAWAFNLGDKGVDVGIGVGWAPWMDLRGPLNKWAESLGLKAGRPLGHPLSLGSVRRLGAGNILLAGEAAGLVDASTGEGIYYAVATGALAAQAAYVALKVLGKPAAAAEIYKQLARPYVEEVRRSRWMSRFLGRFGYNKRVARALGPYLVKLYKELSSGEATYSALLIRPKRL; encoded by the coding sequence GTGTACGACCTGGTCGTAGTCGGGGCTGGGCCGGCGGGCGGGACCGCCGCAATTGTGGCGACTAGGCTTGGCATGAAGGTGTTAGTCGTAGATCGGTTCAAGCCGCCGAGGGAGAAGCCCTGCGGCGGCGGGCTTACTCCGAGGGCTTGGCGTATGTTGGAGAGGCTGGGCATAAAGTACCACTGGTATGGAGAATGTAGGGAGGTGAGGGTCAAGGTGGCCGGGATAGACTATAGGCATAGGGGGGAGCCCATTAGGGTTACACGGAGGCCCGAGTTCGACAAGATGTTGTTGGAACAGTCCGGTGCCGAGTTCGTTGTGGACAAAATAGTGAAGGTCGAAGGCGGGAGGGCCGTCGGCGAGAGGGAGACCTATGAGGGCGCCTTGCTGATAGGGGCAGACGGAGCCAACAGCGTGGTGGCTAGGTCTTTGGGGGAGCCGCCGCCCAGCCACAAAACGCATGGAATAGCCTTCATGGCCATAGCCGACGGGGATCTAGGCGATTCCTGCCTCATAGATTTCGACTTCGCACATGAGGAGACCGGCGCCGTGGGCTACGCCTGGGCTTTCAACCTCGGCGACAAGGGCGTAGACGTGGGGATAGGGGTGGGCTGGGCCCCTTGGATGGATTTAAGGGGGCCTCTAAATAAGTGGGCTGAGTCTCTAGGCCTTAAAGCCGGCAGGCCGTTGGGGCATCCGTTGAGCTTGGGCTCTGTGAGGAGGCTCGGAGCGGGCAACATCCTGCTGGCCGGAGAGGCCGCCGGCCTCGTCGACGCGTCTACCGGCGAGGGCATCTACTACGCGGTGGCGACTGGGGCTCTGGCGGCCCAGGCTGCGTACGTGGCCCTAAAGGTTTTGGGGAAGCCAGCGGCCGCCGCTGAGATATACAAGCAGTTGGCCCGGCCGTATGTAGAGGAGGTGAGGAGGAGTAGGTGGATGAGTAGGTTCCTGGGCAGATTTGGCTACAACAAGAGGGTCGCGAGGGCTCTGGGGCCCTACCTCGTGAAGCTCTATAAGGAGTTGAGCTCGGGCGAGGCGACCTACAGCGCTCTGCTCATAAGGCCGAAAAGGCTTTAG
- a CDS encoding nicotinate phosphoribosyltransferase, with amino-acid sequence MVKFHIASVEDIVGGRATDIYFLRTVETLKAAGLDDAVVRAEFHVASLPKGYKWAVFAGLKEALYALEGKPVTVYSLPEGTLFGENEPLLVIEGRYVDFAVYETTVLGILRHYSSIASKAARVKKAARGKTCLFFGARVLHPAVQPMADRAAYIGGCDGVAGVLGAEMMGKQASGTMPHALMIIFRALKGDHTQAWIWFDKAMPPEVPRVVLADTFLDEREESLMAARLLGGRLWGVRLDTPGSRRGDMLKIAREIRWTLDLAGYKDVKIVISGGLDEEEVARLAEVADVFGVGTSIAFPPSVDISMDIVEVLVDGKWVPITKRGKLPGFKQVYDCGGKHIVAPWGSPVKCPDGSEGRPLMKKYMEGGRIVERIPSEDEIRQYVLRQLEAVEL; translated from the coding sequence ATGGTCAAGTTCCATATAGCCTCCGTAGAGGACATAGTGGGGGGCAGAGCCACCGACATATACTTTTTGAGGACTGTCGAGACCCTCAAGGCCGCGGGCCTCGACGACGCAGTGGTGAGAGCTGAGTTCCACGTGGCTTCGCTCCCCAAGGGCTACAAATGGGCCGTCTTCGCCGGCCTCAAGGAGGCCCTCTACGCCCTTGAGGGCAAGCCGGTGACTGTCTACTCCCTCCCCGAGGGCACCCTCTTCGGCGAGAACGAGCCCCTATTGGTGATAGAGGGCAGATATGTGGATTTCGCTGTCTACGAGACCACGGTCCTCGGGATCCTCCGCCACTACTCCAGCATCGCCTCGAAGGCCGCCAGGGTGAAGAAGGCCGCGCGGGGCAAGACCTGCCTCTTCTTCGGGGCCCGCGTCCTTCACCCAGCGGTGCAACCCATGGCGGATAGGGCCGCATATATAGGCGGTTGCGACGGCGTGGCCGGCGTATTAGGCGCCGAGATGATGGGCAAACAAGCGTCGGGCACCATGCCGCACGCCTTGATGATAATATTCAGGGCGCTCAAGGGCGACCACACCCAAGCGTGGATTTGGTTCGACAAGGCCATGCCGCCAGAGGTACCGCGGGTGGTGTTGGCAGACACCTTCCTGGACGAGCGGGAGGAGTCCCTAATGGCGGCGAGGTTGCTGGGCGGCAGGCTGTGGGGAGTGAGGCTGGACACTCCGGGCAGCAGGAGGGGCGACATGTTGAAAATAGCGAGGGAAATCCGGTGGACTCTCGACCTGGCCGGCTACAAGGACGTAAAGATTGTAATCAGCGGAGGGCTCGACGAGGAGGAAGTGGCGAGGTTGGCCGAAGTGGCCGACGTCTTCGGAGTCGGCACCTCCATAGCGTTTCCGCCGAGCGTCGACATCAGTATGGACATAGTGGAGGTGCTCGTCGACGGGAAGTGGGTCCCCATCACCAAGAGGGGCAAGCTCCCCGGCTTCAAGCAAGTATACGACTGCGGCGGGAAGCACATAGTGGCGCCGTGGGGTAGCCCCGTTAAGTGTCCAGACGGGAGCGAGGGCAGGCCCCTCATGAAGAAATACATGGAGGGCGGCAGAATTGTGGAGAGAATACCCAGCGAGGACGAAATAAGGCAATACGTCTTGCGCCAACTAGAGGCCGTAGAGCTCTAA
- the speD gene encoding adenosylmethionine decarboxylase: MRGDAGGEAIVVGRHVYGNLYDCNPEVLRDETRLIQIVRNAAKIANATLVSVNTYRFGVNGGLTVFAIVAESHISIHTWPEHNFATVDVYTCGNTDPEAAFNYIAKELNAQRVEVFRGDRSLRR; this comes from the coding sequence ATGCGGGGGGACGCCGGGGGAGAGGCCATAGTCGTGGGGCGGCACGTCTATGGCAATCTCTACGACTGCAACCCCGAGGTGTTGCGAGACGAAACTAGGTTGATACAGATAGTGAGGAACGCCGCCAAGATCGCAAACGCCACGTTGGTCTCCGTCAACACCTATAGGTTCGGCGTGAACGGCGGCCTCACGGTCTTCGCCATCGTGGCCGAAAGCCACATAAGCATACACACCTGGCCCGAACACAATTTCGCCACTGTGGACGTCTACACGTGCGGCAATACGGATCCGGAGGCCGCGTTTAACTATATCGCCAAGGAGCTCAACGCCCAACGGGTGGAGGTCTTTAGGGGAGATAGGTCTCTAAGAAGATAG
- the hxlB gene encoding 6-phospho-3-hexuloisomerase, with protein MSEIFKAAFLEIANFILNSLNRLDLDSLNKFTDLLVSAYKEERAVLVVGMGRSGLVGRGFAMRLRHLGIHSYVLGETITPPVEKDDIVVAISGSGTTQIVVAAAEAAKKMGAVVVAITTYPESPLGRLADIVIFVPGRTKVAVMDDYFARQILGLHEPLSPLGTLFEDTAMVVLDAVVADLMRRLGKNESDLARRHANIEVP; from the coding sequence ATGTCAGAAATATTTAAAGCGGCCTTTCTAGAAATAGCAAATTTTATCCTAAATTCATTGAATAGACTTGATTTAGATAGTCTAAATAAATTTACCGACTTATTGGTCTCTGCATATAAAGAAGAAAGGGCGGTGTTGGTCGTGGGGATGGGGAGGAGCGGCCTCGTGGGGAGGGGCTTCGCCATGAGGTTGAGACATTTGGGCATACATTCCTATGTGTTGGGCGAGACCATCACGCCGCCCGTCGAGAAGGACGACATAGTGGTCGCCATCTCTGGCAGCGGGACTACTCAAATAGTCGTGGCGGCCGCCGAGGCCGCAAAGAAGATGGGCGCCGTGGTCGTGGCTATAACCACCTACCCCGAGTCGCCCCTCGGGAGGCTGGCGGACATCGTGATCTTCGTGCCGGGGAGGACCAAAGTGGCCGTTATGGACGACTACTTCGCAAGGCAGATATTGGGCCTCCACGAGCCCCTATCGCCTCTCGGCACGCTCTTCGAGGATACGGCCATGGTCGTCCTGGATGCCGTAGTTGCAGACTTGATGAGGAGGCTGGGGAAGAACGAAAGCGATTTGGCTAGACGCCACGCAAATATAGAGGTGCCCTAA
- a CDS encoding CopG family transcriptional regulator produces MSHVGRRNRRPSLKHRAVVTTYLPEEHLENLEALVRLGIFRNRSEVAEAALEELFKRYDVSMEDEDIEAIRGR; encoded by the coding sequence ATGTCTCATGTGGGGAGGCGTAATAGAAGGCCGAGCCTAAAGCACCGCGCCGTAGTCACTACGTACCTCCCCGAGGAGCATCTCGAAAACCTCGAGGCGTTGGTCAGACTCGGCATCTTCAGGAACCGCTCTGAGGTCGCCGAGGCCGCGTTGGAGGAGCTCTTTAAGAGATACGACGTCTCGATGGAGGACGAAGACATAGAGGCCATTAGGGGGCGGTAG
- a CDS encoding UbiX family flavin prenyltransferase, whose protein sequence is MRVFVGITGASGVIYGIRLLEFLRKLGVEVHLSVSKTAWRIIAHEVGRDRSYVESLADYYWEEDDLEAPPASGSFKLDGVVVVPCSTKTLAAIANGLTTNLITRAAEVALKERRKLVLVVRESPLSLIHLRNMELVASAGAVVMPAAPPFYHKPKTVDDLVDFMVGRILDVLGIEHNFTYRWGGERLGRHHGKS, encoded by the coding sequence GTGAGGGTCTTCGTGGGGATTACGGGGGCCTCCGGCGTCATCTACGGCATAAGGCTATTGGAGTTCTTGCGCAAACTAGGCGTTGAGGTGCACCTCTCTGTGTCTAAGACGGCTTGGAGGATAATAGCCCACGAAGTCGGGAGGGATAGGAGCTATGTGGAGTCTCTAGCCGACTACTACTGGGAGGAGGATGACCTAGAGGCCCCTCCGGCATCTGGGAGCTTTAAGCTCGACGGCGTGGTGGTGGTTCCCTGTTCCACTAAGACTCTGGCCGCCATAGCCAATGGGCTCACTACGAACTTGATCACTAGAGCCGCCGAGGTGGCCCTCAAGGAGAGGAGAAAGCTGGTCCTCGTGGTAAGGGAGTCCCCTCTGAGTTTGATACATTTGAGGAATATGGAGCTAGTAGCCTCCGCCGGCGCCGTGGTCATGCCTGCGGCCCCTCCCTTCTACCACAAGCCCAAGACCGTAGACGACCTCGTGGACTTTATGGTGGGGAGGATCTTAGACGTATTGGGGATAGAACACAACTTCACATATAGGTGGGGCGGCGAGCGGCTGGGTCGACATCACGGGAAGAGTTGA
- a CDS encoding LysO family transporter: MAIYDYLLEYMAAMGLGYVAGRYLNLKAPSPLFLAVVVAIIFAASAEGARTIVDNAGYILLMSLGYAAAVIFASALPLSLLSRGRKAGVAPLPKVSIAAVSSLLAGVAVGYFFAAPYGSAIGPILLLLLFLAGADIGALRALRIGPKHVLVPLASLALSLLAGLALYFWLGVSPAVAVGMGWYSFTGPFLLAASNNATLGAIGFLANFFREQLTFLLAPLLSSRIPPEAALAMGGATTMDNTLPLYRSIYGGEMVVPAVVNGVVLTVLVPAVVPLVYQLFP; this comes from the coding sequence TACATGGCGGCTATGGGCCTTGGCTACGTCGCGGGCAGGTACCTAAACCTCAAGGCGCCCTCGCCGCTCTTCTTGGCGGTGGTGGTGGCGATAATTTTCGCCGCCTCTGCAGAAGGCGCGAGAACTATTGTGGATAATGCCGGATATATACTGCTCATGTCTCTAGGCTACGCCGCGGCCGTCATTTTCGCCTCGGCTCTCCCCCTATCTCTACTTTCGAGGGGACGTAAGGCCGGCGTGGCGCCTCTGCCGAAGGTGTCAATAGCGGCCGTGTCGTCGCTGTTGGCCGGCGTGGCGGTGGGCTATTTCTTTGCGGCTCCATACGGCTCGGCGATAGGCCCCATCTTGTTGCTCCTTTTATTCCTAGCGGGAGCCGACATAGGCGCTTTGAGGGCCTTAAGGATAGGCCCAAAGCACGTCTTGGTGCCTCTGGCCTCGCTGGCCTTGAGCCTTCTGGCCGGTCTGGCGCTCTATTTCTGGCTCGGCGTAAGCCCCGCCGTCGCGGTGGGCATGGGGTGGTACAGCTTCACAGGCCCCTTCCTGCTTGCGGCTTCTAACAACGCCACATTGGGCGCCATAGGCTTCCTGGCCAATTTCTTTAGGGAACAACTGACGTTCCTCCTGGCCCCCCTACTGTCGAGTAGAATCCCGCCGGAGGCCGCGCTGGCCATGGGCGGAGCCACCACTATGGACAACACGCTCCCCCTATACAGGTCTATATATGGAGGCGAGATGGTAGTCCCAGCTGTGGTCAACGGAGTCGTCCTCACGGTCTTAGTGCCGGCGGTGGTCCCCCTAGTCTATCAACTCTTCCCGTGA